The following DNA comes from Wenzhouxiangella sp. XN24.
TCCTTGCGGATACGCTTCTTCTCGGTAAAGGAATACGCCATCGGGCTCACCTTCGAGTGCGGCTCGTTGTCAGGAATGACCCCGCCGGGAGGGCCTGGAGCGCGAGCCGGGTGGCCCGCGCGAAACCGGCAGAAACGGGAACAGGCCGGTGGCTCATGCCACCAGCCTGCCCGAAGGCACAGGTTTCAATCCTGTGCGTGCAGATCTTATTTGACCTCGACGCTGGCGCCGGCCTCTTCGAGCTGCTTCTTGATGCCTTCGGCCTCGTCCTTGGAGATGCCTTCCTTCACGGTCGCGGGCACGCCCTCGACCATGTCCTTGGCTTCCTTCAGGCCGAGCCCGGTGATGGTGCGGATGGCCTTGATGACGCCGACCTTGTTGGCGCCGAAGCTGCTCATCACGACATCAAATTCCGTCTGCTCCTCGGCGGCGGCGGTCTCGGCAGCCGGCCCTGCGGCGGCAGCGGCCACCGGCGCAGCGGCGGAGACGCCCCACTTCTCCTCGAGATCGGACACCAGCTGGGTGACCTCGAGAACGCTCATGTTGCTCAATACTTCGATAATTTCTTCACGCGAAACAGCCATTACCTTGCTCCGAAAAAAACGGTGTTACCCGATGGTTGAAATGAAAAACCTGCCTCAGGCCGCCTCGAGCTGGTCGCGCCTTGCGGCGAGCACGCGGGCGAGTTGCGCCGCGGGCTCGTTGAGGGTGCGAACCAGCTGGGAAGCGGGCGCATGGAGCATGCCGAGCAGCATTGCCCGGGCCTGGTCCAGCGTAGGCAGGCTGGCGAGACGATCCAGATCGGTGGCGGGATAAACCTGCCCGCCGATCGCGACGATCCGCGTCACCAGCTTGTCGTTTGCTTTTGCGAAGGCCTTGATCACCCGCGCGGCGGAACCGGGATCCTCTGTCGAGAATGCCAGCACCAGCGGCCCCTTGAGCTCGTTCTTCATGCATTCGAAGTCCGTGCCCTCGAGCGCCAGCCGCGCCAAGGTGTTCTTGACCACCCGCAGGTAGACACCGGAATCCCGGGCCTCCCTGCGCAGGGTGGTCATCTGGCCGACGGTGAGGCCCCGGTATTCAGCCGCCACGGCTGAATGCGCGGTTTCCGCGACCGTCTTCACTTCGGCGACAAGCGTTTTCTTGTCTTCTAGCCTCAGTGCCATTGTGTACTCCTGGCCGAAAGTCCTTGTTCAAGGAAACGCATCCCTGCGCTTCCCACCCTGACGGTGACCTTCACCAGGAACGCCTGACTCGGGTAACACCATCTGCGCAGGCTGTTGATTAAGGCCGAAGCCACCTGCGGTCTCTGACGACGGCCGGCTGTCATGCCGGCTCCTTGCGCACTCCATTGCCGCGGGACGACGCGCGCCGGCCGAGGCCGCCGCGGCGCCCGCGCTGCTTCCCTAGTAACTCAGTGATGCCTGGTCGACCGCGATGCCCGGACCCATGGTCGAGGACACGGTGACCTTCTGCATGTAGATACCCTTGGACGACGACGGCTTGGCTTTCACCAGGTCCGCCAGCAAGGCGCCGAGGTTTTCCTTGAGCGCCGCCGGCTCGAAATCGGCCTTGCCGATCGCGCAGTGGATGATGCCGGCCTTGTCGGTCCGGTAACGCACCTGGCCGCCCTTCGCGTTCTTCACCGCGGTCGCCACGTCCGGCGTCACGGTGCCGACTTTCGGGTTCGGCATCAGGCCGCGGGGCCCGAGGATCTGGCCGAGCTGTCCGACCACGCGCATGGCATCCGGCGAGGCGATGACCACGTCGAACTCCATGAAGCCGTCCTTGACCTGCTGCGCGAGATCCTCGAAACCGACAATGTCGGCACCGGCCTCTTTCGCCTTGTCCGCATTCTCGCCCTGCGCGAACACCGCCACGCGGACTTCCTTGCCGGTACCGTTGGGCAGCACGGTCGAGCCGCGCACCACCTGGTCGGACTTGCGGGGATCCACGCCGAGATTGACGGCCACTTCGATGGACTCGCGGAACTTGGCCGTGGCCAGCTCGCGCGCCAGCTCCAGCGCCTCGTCGATCGGGTAATACTGCCCCGGCTGCACCTTTTCGGCGAACAGCTTCTTACGCTTGCTCATGCGCGCCATGATCAAAGACCCTCCACGTTGAGGCCCATGCTGCGGGCGCTGCCGGCGATGATCCGCGTCGCCGCGTCGAGGTCGGCGGCGTTGAGGTCGGCCATCTTGATCTTTGCAATGTCTTCCAGCTGCTGGCGCGTGACGGTACCGACCTTCTTGGTGTTCGGTTCGCCGCTGCCCTTGGAAAGCCCCAGCGCCTTCATCAGCAACACCGCCGCGGGCGGCGTCTTGGTCACGAAAGTGAAGCTGCGATCGCTGTAGACGGTGATCACGACGGGGGTCGGCAGGCCCTGCTCGATCTCCTGCGTGTGGGCGTTGAAGGCCTTGCAGAACTCCATGATGTTCACGCCGTGCTGGCCCAGCGCGGGGCCCACGGGCGGACTCGGGT
Coding sequences within:
- the rplK gene encoding 50S ribosomal protein L11, with amino-acid sequence MAKKVTGYIKLQIPAGKANPSPPVGPALGQHGVNIMEFCKAFNAHTQEIEQGLPTPVVITVYSDRSFTFVTKTPPAAVLLMKALGLSKGSGEPNTKKVGTVTRQQLEDIAKIKMADLNAADLDAATRIIAGSARSMGLNVEGL
- the rplA gene encoding 50S ribosomal protein L1 — encoded protein: MARMSKRKKLFAEKVQPGQYYPIDEALELARELATAKFRESIEVAVNLGVDPRKSDQVVRGSTVLPNGTGKEVRVAVFAQGENADKAKEAGADIVGFEDLAQQVKDGFMEFDVVIASPDAMRVVGQLGQILGPRGLMPNPKVGTVTPDVATAVKNAKGGQVRYRTDKAGIIHCAIGKADFEPAALKENLGALLADLVKAKPSSSKGIYMQKVTVSSTMGPGIAVDQASLSY
- the rplL gene encoding 50S ribosomal protein L7/L12, which produces MAVSREEIIEVLSNMSVLEVTQLVSDLEEKWGVSAAAPVAAAAAGPAAETAAAEEQTEFDVVMSSFGANKVGVIKAIRTITGLGLKEAKDMVEGVPATVKEGISKDEAEGIKKQLEEAGASVEVK
- the rplJ gene encoding 50S ribosomal protein L10; the protein is MALRLEDKKTLVAEVKTVAETAHSAVAAEYRGLTVGQMTTLRREARDSGVYLRVVKNTLARLALEGTDFECMKNELKGPLVLAFSTEDPGSAARVIKAFAKANDKLVTRIVAIGGQVYPATDLDRLASLPTLDQARAMLLGMLHAPASQLVRTLNEPAAQLARVLAARRDQLEAA